One Effusibacillus lacus DNA window includes the following coding sequences:
- a CDS encoding TrkH family potassium uptake protein, translating into MAKTTLEKWFTPARILTGGFATLILIGGVLLSLPFASNSGEGLNFLDALFTATSATCVTGLVVVDTLTQFNLFGQLVILSLIQIGGLGFMTVTTFIIIFTGRRIGLRERLVIQEALNVNSLEGVIRLARNIVLITVAIELFFAAILAFRFSMDMPVDRAIYYGIFHAISSFCNAGFDLFGNFRSLTGYVTDPTVNIVVMILIILGGLGFTVMVDVWKAPRPEKLSLHTKLVLTMTATLLIAGAIGYYLLEMNNPKTLGPLAWNEKLLAAMFASTTARTAGYATIDYGSLTDASLLWTILLMFIGASPGSTGGGIKTVTTIVILLYVISILTGKESTVAFRKRLDPRTVHKSFAVAVISAILLVTVTFALTLTEDKEFIRLLFEATSAFGTVGLSTNLTPELTPFGRIIVMLMMFAGRVGPVTLALALTLRAQQKAMIKYPEEKLFVG; encoded by the coding sequence ATGGCGAAAACGACTTTGGAAAAATGGTTTACTCCCGCACGTATCCTGACAGGCGGTTTTGCGACGTTAATCCTGATCGGGGGAGTTCTGCTGAGCCTTCCTTTTGCCTCTAACAGCGGCGAGGGATTGAATTTTCTGGATGCGCTGTTTACGGCCACCTCGGCTACCTGTGTAACGGGTTTAGTTGTGGTCGATACTTTGACCCAATTTAATCTGTTCGGCCAATTGGTCATCCTGTCCCTGATCCAGATCGGGGGGCTTGGGTTCATGACGGTCACCACATTTATCATTATTTTTACCGGCAGACGGATCGGGCTGCGGGAGAGGCTGGTCATACAGGAAGCTTTGAATGTCAACTCCCTGGAGGGTGTCATTCGCCTCGCCAGAAATATCGTGTTGATCACGGTTGCCATTGAGCTGTTTTTTGCAGCCATTCTGGCGTTTCGGTTTTCCATGGACATGCCCGTGGATCGTGCGATCTATTACGGAATCTTCCATGCCATCTCCTCCTTCTGCAATGCGGGCTTCGATTTGTTCGGCAATTTTAGAAGCTTGACCGGTTATGTTACAGACCCGACAGTCAATATTGTGGTCATGATTCTCATTATTTTAGGAGGTCTGGGTTTTACCGTAATGGTGGATGTTTGGAAAGCGCCCCGGCCGGAGAAATTGTCGCTACATACCAAGCTGGTGCTTACCATGACCGCGACCTTGCTAATTGCGGGAGCCATCGGCTATTATCTGCTCGAAATGAACAACCCGAAAACACTGGGGCCTTTGGCATGGAATGAAAAGCTTCTGGCCGCCATGTTTGCGTCAACAACCGCAAGGACTGCGGGGTATGCAACAATCGATTACGGTTCTCTGACCGATGCTTCCTTGCTTTGGACCATCCTGTTGATGTTTATTGGCGCATCACCAGGTTCAACCGGTGGGGGCATCAAAACTGTCACTACCATCGTGATCCTGCTTTATGTCATTTCAATCCTTACCGGTAAAGAATCTACAGTTGCGTTTCGAAAGCGTCTGGACCCGAGAACCGTCCATAAGTCGTTTGCGGTGGCTGTCATCTCGGCAATTTTGCTTGTAACAGTCACTTTTGCCTTGACGCTGACGGAAGACAAGGAGTTTATCAGGTTGTTGTTTGAAGCCACATCGGCATTTGGAACAGTGGGGTTGTCGACGAATCTGACACCGGAATTGACGCCCTTTGGTCGAATTATTGTAATGCTGATGATGTTTGCAGGACGGGTGGGACCCGTCACGCTGGCTCTGGCCCTGACCCTGCGCGCACAGCAAAAAGCGATGATCAAGTACCCGGAAGAGAAATTGTTTGTAGGTTGA
- a CDS encoding potassium channel family protein, giving the protein MKQYAIIGMGRFGTSVAKTLYEMGYEVLGIDSDEDRVQDAVDFVTHAVTADSTDENVLKALGIRNFDVVVVAIGADIQASILTTLILKEQGVKQIVVKAQNELHGKVLHKIGADKVVYPERDMGVRVAHNLISPNILDYIELSPEYSMVEIVANEKMVGKTLAESDIRRKFGCTVMAIKTGDEINISPMAHDRIKQGDILVVVGKNDNLQELEEQA; this is encoded by the coding sequence ATGAAACAATACGCCATTATCGGCATGGGCCGGTTTGGAACCAGTGTTGCCAAAACACTTTATGAAATGGGATATGAGGTGTTGGGAATCGATTCGGATGAAGACCGGGTCCAGGATGCGGTGGATTTTGTAACACACGCAGTGACTGCTGATTCAACGGATGAGAATGTGCTGAAGGCTCTGGGAATCCGTAATTTTGACGTCGTAGTGGTGGCAATCGGCGCGGATATTCAGGCATCGATCCTCACCACCCTGATCTTGAAAGAGCAGGGCGTGAAACAGATTGTAGTCAAAGCTCAAAACGAACTGCACGGCAAGGTTCTGCATAAAATCGGCGCTGACAAAGTGGTATATCCGGAGCGAGACATGGGAGTCCGGGTGGCCCATAACCTGATCTCCCCCAACATTCTGGACTATATCGAACTGTCACCGGAGTACAGCATGGTTGAAATTGTAGCCAACGAAAAAATGGTCGGGAAGACTCTGGCCGAATCGGATATCCGCCGGAAGTTCGGCTGCACGGTGATGGCAATCAAAACCGGTGATGAGATCAATATCTCCCCAATGGCCCATGACAGGATTAAGCAAGGGGATATACTGGTGGTGGTCGGCAAGAACGACAACCTGCAGGAGTTGGAAGAACAAGCATAA
- a CDS encoding putative bifunctional diguanylate cyclase/phosphodiesterase has protein sequence MEDQMKSKEQLIAELKQLQKQIEAQREAAEKNRSKQSDEHLRLVADVFESTLEGVMVTDAKGTILLVNPAFSMVTGYSPEEVIGKNPRILNSGKHDAEFYVNMWACIHECGHWRGEIWNRRKNGEIYLQLVTISAIKDESGKTLYYAAVFSDITERKRYEEQIKYHAYHDSLTGLPNRLLFHDRLSQALVHANRNRQMVAVLFLDLDRFKVINDSLGHAVGDLLLKAVAERLTGCLREGDTLSRLGGDEFTVIIPDIAEEKDAAKVARKIINALFPPFVLDGHEFFVNTSIGISLYPVDGTDIETLIKNADAAMYRAKERGGNHYQFYTPDMNAKAVEKLAMETDLHRAVDREELTVCYQPLVGSFDGRIVGAEALIRWQHPELGPVSPAEFIPLAEETGLITQIGEWVLRTACKQMKEWQEANLSLDRVCVNLSVRQLRQDELVATVVSALQETGLAPNCLELEISESITLHNLEQIIDTLHNLQMLGVRISIDDFGAGYSSLMYLKKFPIDTIKIDQSLVQDVVTNSDDAAIVAAVIALAHTLKLEVVAEGVENEAQFEFLSSCQCDIIQGYFFSKPLSAKKFEELLRDNNA, from the coding sequence ATGGAAGATCAAATGAAAAGCAAGGAACAACTGATTGCGGAATTAAAACAATTGCAGAAGCAGATTGAGGCCCAACGGGAAGCTGCAGAAAAAAACCGCAGCAAGCAGTCGGATGAACATCTGCGACTGGTGGCGGACGTGTTTGAAAGCACGCTGGAAGGGGTCATGGTTACGGATGCAAAAGGCACCATCCTGTTGGTGAATCCGGCTTTTTCCATGGTAACGGGATACAGCCCTGAAGAAGTCATTGGAAAAAACCCGCGGATTTTGAACTCAGGGAAACATGACGCCGAATTTTATGTCAACATGTGGGCCTGCATCCATGAATGCGGACACTGGCGCGGAGAAATCTGGAACCGTCGTAAAAATGGGGAAATTTACCTTCAACTGGTAACCATTTCCGCCATTAAGGACGAATCCGGCAAAACTCTTTATTACGCCGCCGTGTTCAGTGACATTACGGAACGCAAGCGTTATGAGGAGCAAATCAAGTATCACGCATATCACGACAGTCTGACCGGTCTGCCGAATCGCCTGCTGTTTCATGACCGTCTCAGCCAGGCGTTGGTCCATGCAAACCGGAACCGGCAAATGGTGGCTGTCTTATTTTTGGATCTGGATCGTTTCAAAGTCATTAACGACTCGTTGGGTCATGCAGTTGGCGATCTTTTGCTGAAGGCCGTAGCCGAACGGCTCACCGGATGCCTGCGCGAGGGCGACACGCTGTCCCGGTTGGGGGGCGACGAATTTACAGTTATCATACCCGATATTGCGGAAGAAAAGGATGCCGCCAAAGTGGCGAGAAAGATCATCAACGCCCTATTCCCGCCGTTTGTGTTGGATGGCCATGAATTTTTCGTGAATACAAGCATTGGCATCAGCCTGTACCCAGTTGACGGCACAGATATCGAAACTCTTATCAAAAACGCTGATGCGGCCATGTACCGCGCCAAGGAAAGAGGGGGCAACCACTACCAGTTTTACACACCGGACATGAACGCGAAAGCGGTGGAAAAACTGGCGATGGAAACCGACTTGCACAGGGCGGTGGATCGGGAGGAACTGACAGTCTGCTACCAGCCGCTGGTCGGCTCGTTTGACGGTCGGATTGTCGGTGCCGAAGCCCTGATACGCTGGCAGCATCCCGAATTGGGACCGGTCTCCCCGGCAGAATTTATCCCATTGGCGGAAGAGACGGGATTGATCACCCAAATCGGGGAATGGGTGCTTCGTACAGCCTGTAAGCAGATGAAGGAGTGGCAGGAAGCAAATTTGTCCCTTGACCGAGTCTGCGTAAATCTCTCGGTGCGGCAATTACGCCAGGACGAATTGGTGGCGACAGTGGTGTCTGCATTGCAGGAAACGGGACTTGCTCCCAATTGTCTGGAGCTGGAGATTTCCGAAAGCATCACCCTGCATAATCTCGAACAGATTATCGATACTCTTCATAACTTGCAGATGTTGGGGGTTCGCATTTCAATCGACGACTTCGGAGCCGGATATTCTTCTCTCATGTATCTGAAAAAATTCCCGATTGATACGATTAAAATCGATCAGTCACTGGTTCAGGACGTAGTCACGAATTCGGATGACGCGGCGATTGTTGCAGCGGTAATCGCTCTCGCCCACACGTTAAAATTGGAAGTGGTCGCGGAAGGTGTAGAGAATGAGGCTCAGTTCGAATTTTTAAGCTCGTGTCAGTGTGACATCATACAAGGGTATTTTTTCAGCAAACCTTTGTCTGCAAAGAAATTTGAAGAGTTGCTGCGGGACAATAATGCATAG